A region of the Vicinamibacterales bacterium genome:
CCCTGACCGCGAGCGCCGTCGCGCTCGCCAGCTCGCGTCTATGGATTCACCTCCTCGCGGAGCAGGACTGGGCCCCGGCGATCCTGACCGCCGCGCAGAACGACCAGGTCGTGGCACTGACCGAGGCGATCATTCCCGCGACCGGGACCCCGGGCGCGAAAGGCGCGCTCGTCAACCGGTTCATCGATCACGCGCTCGCCGACGCCGGCGAGGCCCAGCGACGCGCGTTTCTGGACGGCCTGGCCTGGCTCACCGATCACAGCCGGGCGGAGTTCGGCACCGACTTCGCGACGTCGGCGGCGGCGCAGCAGGCGGCGCTGCTGACGCGCATCGATGACGATGGACCCGTCGCGGACGCGGATCGACCCGGCGCCGATTTCTTTCACGCGCTCAAGGGCATGACGATCAGCGGCTACTACTCGACGGAGATCGGCCTGCGCCAGGAACTGGGAGACGACGGCCGGATGGTGCTGGCGGAGTTCGAAGGCTGCACGCACCCCGAACATCAAGGATAGCGGGCTAACGGGGCGGCGGCGCCGACACGATCGCGATCGCGACGACCTGCCTGACCCACCGTGCCGGACGCAGTTCGCCTGGCACGATCACCTCATAGGGCAGGGCGTTGTCGGCCGGTATCTCGACTAGGTCGAGCGGGCCTTCTCGCTGGACGGGGCGGCCTTGCGCAGCTGCTTGATGCTGCGCTCGATTCGCTCGGCCAGCTCGCGCTCGGCCTGCAGCGACTTCAGTATCTTCTGGGCTTCCTGCGTGCGCTCGGTCAGACGGCCGGCGGTCTCGATGACGTGCTCCACGACGGCCTTCTGCTCGCCGAGCGTCTCGACGTTGAGGCGTACGTCTTCCAGCATGTGGGTGATGGCGCTGGTCTTGATTTGCACCTCGTCGACGAGCTTCTTGCGCGCCTCGATCTGCGCGAGCCGCGACTCGGTCTCGGCGGCGGACGCCAGCACGCCGTGCAGCGTCTCGCGCAGCTCGGCCAGCTCGTGGCGGTGTGCCTCGACGTACTCGAGATCGGCCCGGCTGCGGGCGCTGACGTCGTGCACCCCGGCGACGGCCTTCTCGAGTGATTCGACGGCCGCCTCCCGCTTCGTCAGCGCGGAGATTCTGGCCTCGATCGCGTCGGCGAGCCGGGTCACGTCGCCGGTCCGGGTCTCGAGCGCCTGCACGCCGGTCTCGATCGAGGCGATCTGCGTGCGCCGCTGCTCCAGCGTTCCAATCGCCGTTTCGAGCCGGTTCAGGTGATCGTCGCCCGCCGTGACCTGAGCGCCGACCTCTCGCTGGCGATTCTGCACCTGCGCGAGCTGTTGCAGGAGTTCGTCCCGGCTGCTCGTCGCGCGGCCGAGATCCGCGGTGAGCGCCTGTAAGAGGATCTGCCGCTCTGCCGCGTCGGCGGCGCAGGCACGGTTCGCTTCGAGCAGCGCGGCCAGACGCGTCTCCTGCTCGGCGAGCGCCGCCTCGTCCTGCCGGGCGGCCGCCACTCGCGCCTGCACGGCTTCGATCTCCGCCGCAAGCGACGATACCCGTTTCGTCAGCGGCAGCAATTGAGTCTCCAGTGCCGCCACGCTTTCGATTCTCTGCCGCGCGTCCATCGCGTCCAGGGCCACGCCGTCGATCCGGCCCCTCAGGGCCTCGACCTCGGCCTGCCGGGCGATCTGCCCCTGAAGCTTTCGATCCACATCGCCGGCGAGGACGTGAAGCTCGTTGAGACGCGTCTCCACCTGCTCCACGAACTGCTGCTGCGTCGCCATGCGGGACACCTGCTGCTCGAGGTTGCCCGCCATCGCCGCCAGGCTGGCGGCATCCTGCACGCGCCCATCGACGCCCGACACCTTGACGTCGAGCGCTTCCACGCGGGCGTCGAGCTCGGGCAGCCCGGCGCTGAAGGCGGTGGTGCGCTCGATGAACCGCTCGAGCGCCGCGCGGTCGGCGGCAAGGCGGTCGCAGAGCTGCGTCGCGGCCGCGTGCGACCGGTAGACCTCCTCGATCTGTCCGTTCAGGGCGTCCAGGCCCTTGCGGCCCTGTTCGAGCGCCTCGTGCTGGCGGGTGGTGCGCCGCGCGAGATCCTCCACCTGCGCCAGCGACTGCTGCAGCGCCTCGACCTCGGGCTGTTTCGCCTGCAGGCCGGCCACGCCCGCCGCGAGCGCCTGCGCCTGCTTGTTCAACTGGTCGAGCCGCTGTGCCGTCGCCGCCGCCTGCCGATCGCGCGCGGCCAGGGCCTCCATGTTCTTCTCCGCCTCACCCACCACGACCGTCAACGCCTTGACGCGCTGATCGAACGCTTCCAGTTCCTTGCGGCCGATCGTCAGGGTATCGCTGTGGGCGCGCACGAAGCCGGCGAGCGCCGCGCGGTCGCGTTCGAGCCGCGACAACTCGGCGGCGAAGGCGTCCTGCGCCTTCAGTCCCGCGTCGAGTTGAGTCCCCGCCGCGAGGGCGAGCTTCTCGATCCGGTCGATCGTCTCCTCGGTCCGCGCCGCCTGCTGCGCCCCTTCGTTGAGTTTTCCGACCTGCACCTCCATGGCCCACACCATCTCGTTGAGGCGATTGGCCTCGACGACGGCGCGCTCGACAGTGTGTTTCTGGTTCTCGAGCGCCTTCACCTTCTGTCCGACATGCTCGGACAGCGCGTTGAGGGCGGCCGTCCGCTCCTCGAGGGTCCGGCTCATCTCCTGGAGATGAGACAGTCCCGCGAGGCGCGTCTCGACTTCCTGGACCATCTCGACGGTCGCGGAGGTCTCTTCGCGGGTGGCGCGCGACATGTCGTGCAGCCGGGCGTAGTCGGCGGCGAGCTCCGACGACACGCCGTGCAGCTGATCGACCTGGCTCTTCAGGCTGTCGGCGCGGCCGGTGGACGCTGTGATTTCCGACTGAGCGCCGCGCAGATGTTCGCGCAGGGTTTCGAGCGCCATCCGCTGCTCGTCGAGCGCGTCGAGGCTGGCGCGGGTGTCCGCGGCCTGTGACGCGAGCCGCTCCAGCGCCTGCCGCTGCTGCTGCAGCGCGCCGTCGGCGGCGGTAAGCCGGCCCGCCTCCTTCTCGGCCTGGCCGACCGCGTCGGCGAGGCCCTGGATGCGCTGGTCGATGGCGTCGAGCTCTGACACGCGCCGGCCCGCCTTGTCGAGGCGGTCGACCACCTCGTCGATCCGCGCATGCACCCAGCCGGCCTTCTCGTCAACCTCCTGCAGCGTCTTGCCGGCCGTGGCGAGCTTCGCGCTCTGCATCTGGATCTGCGTCAGCATGGTGCTGAGCGCGGCGCGCTCTTCTTTCGATGCGGAGATGAGCGCCTGCAGCTCGTCGGCCTGCTGCTGACGGGCCGTGCCGTTCTTCTTGAACGCGTCCAGCATGGGGGAACTCCGGAGGATTCGGGGTCGATACGGCGGACGCTGAAGACAGCCGTCCGTAGCTCTTATCGCCATCCAGGCGGCGCAACTTTAGCGGGCGCAGCGGGTGCCGCCGTCGGGCGGGTCCGCCCCGCCCGGGCTCACCGGGCGCCAGCGGTCAATTCGACATGCGGGCCACGCGGTAGGCATAGTGGCCGGCAGAGATGAAGGTGATGACGATCGCGGCGTAAATCAGCGCGTCGACGAGCCCGGACGCGCGTCCCAGGTAGTTGAAATAGAGGGCGGCGACCCCCGTGATCAGGTAGAGGGCGGTGGCGATCTTCCCGTAGATCGACGGCCGGAAGGTGCGCGGCCCGATGGCCAGGTTCACCACCGCGACGGTGGCGACGATCGCCACGTCACGGGTGATGACCAGCACCGTGAACCAGAGCGGCAGGCGATTGGGATCGCCGAGCCCGGGCACGGTCAGGATCACGAACATCGTGAGCAGGAGCAGCTTGTCGGCCATCGGATCGAGCCACGCGCCGAGCGTGGTCTTCTCCCCGGTCGCCCGCGCGATGAACCCGTCGAAGAGGTCGGTCAGACCCGCGGCCAGAAACACGACCAGCCCCCAGCCGCGATACCCGTAGATCACCAGGATGGCGAAGAACGGGATCAGGAGCACCCGGAGCCCGGTCAGCAGGTTCGCAGCGGTGAAGATGGGGCCGACGCTCATCCTACCGCCTGGCGAGTGCCTCGAGCTTGGTGACGACGTCGAGCGCTTCGACGCCGGTGACCGGCCGCGCCAGCTGGAACGTCTCCCCGTCGAGCGAGGCCATGACGCCCGCCGACACGGAGCGCGCCGCCGCCGGATAGCTCAGGTTCCCTGGAGACAGATCCGAAAAGCGCGGCCGTGGATCGCGCCACTGCGCCGCCAGTTTCGGGTTGTCGCGCGCGATGAGGGTCAGGACCCGGCTGGCGGCGCTCGCCAGGTCGCTCCGACGCAGCGTCGCACCGGGCTGGAAGGTATGGTTCGGGAACGCGTCCATGACGCCGGCGCGCGTGACCGCCATGATCCATGGCGCGGCCCAGTTCGTCCGGGTGTCGGTGGTGACGACCGCGTTCGAGGCACGAGCCCCGCGAAGCAGGCTCTCGAGATGGACGCCGAGCAGCGCCGCGAGCTGCGCGCGGGTAACGGTCGGCGAGGCGTGGATGCCGCGATACTCCTCCGGCATCGCTTCGAGCGCGGCGTTCTGCCGCATCTGATCGGTCTTCGCCGCCACCGCCTCAGACGGCTCGAGCGCGTTCACCGCGGCGTAGGCGTCGGCCGCCTTCGCCCACTGCTGTCCCGCTTCCTGGATCTCAGCGATGAGCATCAGCGCGCGTGTGTCGGCGGGATCGAGCCTGGCCGCCTGCTGCGCCTGGGCGACCGCGGCGTCGGCGTTGCCGGCGCGCCGCTCGACGTCGGCGAGTTCGCGGTGCAGGAAGGCGCTCTCGGGCGACGCGGCGATCGCGTTCGCATAGAGACTCCGCGCCTCGTCGACACGGCCGGCGTCGGCCGCCTTGCGGGCGTTGGTGACGATCTCCTGCGCGTTCCTGAACTTCAGCGCGTCGACGCGCGCGCGCAGCGGCGTGAGGCTGGTGTCGGCCGCAAGAGCGGCTTCATACGCCGCGACGGCCGCGTCGGTCCGGCCCGAGGCCGCCAGCGCGTCTCCCTTCCCCGCCAGTGCCGGTGCGTACGTCGTATTGGCCGCCAGCGCCTTGTCGAAGTGCGCGAGCGCGGCGGCGTTGTCCTTTCGTGCCAGCGCCGCATAGCCCTGCCCGGCCGCCGCGGGATAGAACGCGGGCGCGGCCTTCAACACGGCGGCGAACTCCCGGTCGGCGGCGCGCGCATCTCCCGACTGCAGGATCTGCCAGGCCGACGCCTGGCGAGTCGCAAGGTCCTCACTGCCGGCGCTTGCAGGCGCCGCCGGGAAGATGAAGTCGGGGAACCGCACCGCGCCGACCGTCGCGGCCGGCGCCACGGTCGGCTTGCCGCCGCACGCCGATCCGACGATCGCCATGGCGAACGCGACCAGCCACAGGCTCGGCCGGAAACCGCGTGCGATGGCGGCATCCCGCCTACGCATGCGCGGCGGCTCCATTATTGTGGAAGCGATCGGCCAGGCGGCGCGGCAGCACCGCCTCGATGGTGACGCTGTCGTCGGTCGCGACGTGGCGCCGCACCTGCCCGAGCCGGTAGAGCTCGGCGATCTGAGCACGATCGGCCGCGTCATGGGGGTTGAACTCGAACGTGATCGTGGCGGTGTCGAGTCCGAGCTTCGTCTCCATCGCGCCGATCACGTCATCGCGCCCTTCGCCGGTGAGCGCCGACACACACAATCCGTGCGGATGGATCGCCGCGAGACGGGCGCGCTCGGCCGCATCGAGGCGATCGGACTTGTTGAACACCTCGATCGACGGCACGCGATCCGCTCCGACCTCGGACAGCACGGCGTGGACCGCCGCGATGTGGCGGTCGCGATCCGGCGCGGAGCCGTCGATGACGTGCAGCAGCAGATCGGCGGCGGCGACCTCTTCGAGCGTCGCGCGGAAGGCCGCGACCAGCGAGTGCGGCAGCCGATCGATGAAGCCGACCGTATCGGAGACGAGCAGTTCGCGGCGATCGGGCAGCTTGACGCGGCGCACCAGCGGATCGAGCGTGACGAACAGCGCGTTCGATGCAACCGCGGTGTCGCCGGTGAGCGCGTTGAACAGCGTCGTCTTGCCGGCGTTGGTGTAGCCGACCAGCGCGACGGTCGGCACCGCCGACTTGTGCCGGCGCTCGCGCAGCTGCGAGCGGCGGCGCCGCACCGCGTCGATGTCCTTGCCCAGCACGCTGATGCGATGCCGGATGCGGCGGCGGTCGGTTTCCAGCTTGGTTTCGCCGGGTCCGCGTGTGCCGATGCCGCCACCGAGGCGCGACAGCGCCGCCGCCGAACCGACGAGCCGAGGCATGGCGTACTTCAACTGCGCCAGCTCGACCTGCAGCTTCCCCTCGCGCGTCCGGGCGCGGCTCGCGAAGATGTCGAGGATGAGCTGCGTGCGATCGACCACCGCACGGTCGAGCGCCTTCTCGAGATTGCGCAACTGCGCCGGCGACAGTTCGTTGTCGAAGATCACGACATCGACGCGCGTTTCCTCGCACGCCCGCGCCAGTGTCTGCACCTTGCCGCTGCCCAGGAACGTAGCGGAATCGGGTCTGGCGCGCTCCTGCTGCACCCGCAGCACCACCTCGGCACCGGCCGCGGCGGCAAGCCCCGCGAGTTCGTCGAGCGCGTGGTCCGGATCGAACTGTCGGGGAGATTCGGTGAAGAGACCGACGAGTGCAGCGCGTTCCCGTAGGGATGTCATCGACGGCTGATCCGCGCAACTCGCAAGCGTGGCGGCGTCACTGCAGCGATTCTAGCACTTTGCTCCACGCAATCGCGCCGTCGCGGAGCAGCCGCACCGGCGCGCGCGACGCGTCGACGAGCGTGGACGGCGCACCGCCGCGCACCGCGCCGGCGTCGACAATCGCGTCGAGCTCTGGCAGCGCGCGGGCCACCTCGTCAGCCGAGACCGCGGCGGGTTCGCCGGACCGATTCGCGCTGGTCGCCGTGATCGCGAACCCGACCGCGCGGGCCAGCGCCGTGGCGACGGGATGAGACGGCACGCGGACGCCGACCGTCGTCCCGCCCGCCAGCGCGTTCGGCGCGAGGTTTCCCTTCGCGTGCAGGACGATGGTGAGCGGCCCCGGCCACCAGCGCAGGGCCAGGCGGACCGCGTCGGCCGACATCTCGGCTGCTTCTCGCACCTGGGCAACGTCGGCCGCGATCATCGACAGCGCCGACGACTCGGCGCGCCCTTTCAACGCATACAGTCGCCTGACCGCCTCAGGGTTGCGCGGATCGACGGCGAGCCCGTACAGCGTGTCGGTCGGATACGCCACCACCTGCCCGCGTCGAATCAGCTCCCCCGCCGCAGCGATGGCGAGCGCGTCCGGTGAATCGGGCCGAACCTGAACGATTGTGATCACAGGTTCTCGGACACGGGTTCGTCGGTCGGGGTCGCGGCGGAGCGCTCGCTCTCGCCGCCGAAACGGTGCACGACGATCGCCAGGACGGCGAGGCACACGACGTCGAGCCCGAACACGGCCCGCCGTGACGAGGCGGCGAGCAGGCCGCAGACGACCGGGCTGACCGCGAGCCCGATGAGCGACGCCGTCGTCAGCAGGCCGAATCCGGTGCCGCGGACGTTGGCCGGGATGACCGCCGCGGCGGCGGTGTACGACGCGGTAGTGCCGATGCCGATCGCCAGCCCGAAGAACGGCGTCGCGAGAAACAGCCAGCCGGTACCGCGCGCCGCCGCGTAGAACGCCGCGCCCAGGCCGGCGGCCGCTGATGCGGCAGCGACGATCTCGCCGGCACGCCGCCGCTGCAGCAGCCGCGCGCACCAGTGATGACCGAGCGCGCCGGCGCCCGCCGCGATCGAGAACAGCAATCCGGAGACGAACGCCACCTGGGTCTCCGGCGTGCCGAGCTCCGCGACGAACAGCGGCAGCACCGGCCCGAAGCTGCGATCGACGAACTGGAATCCGAATATCACCACCGCCATGAGCAGGAAGTTCTCGAAGGCCAGTACGTTCCTGAAGGTGACGGGCGGATCCGAGTCCTTCCGCTCATCGCCATGCGTCCTGACGCCGCGCTCGTCGTACATGACTAGCACCAGGATGAACGCGATCAGATAGAACGCGGCGGTGACGAAAAACGCGCGCCGCAGCCCGACGAGTGCCGCAATCGTCCCGCCAAACACCGGACCGAGCGCCGGCCCGAGCCGCTGGGCCGTCTGCACGGTGCCGATCGCCTGCGCCATCCGCCCTTCCGGCGCCGAGTCGGCCGCCATGGTGAGCGTGAGCGCACCGTAGCCGGCGAACAATCCCTGAAACGCGCGCAGGGCAAATACGTGCCAGGGCCGGGTCACGAACGCCATCGCCGACATCACGACCACGAAGCTGCCGAGCGAACGCTCGACCATGATCTTGCGCCCGAAGCGATCGGCCAGCCGTCCCCAGGCCGGCGAGAGCATCGCCGTGAGCGCCGGCGTGACGCCAAGGCTCAGTCCCGACCACATCGCCAGGCGGCCCACGTCGGAGACGCCGAGCTCGCTGAAGTAGAGCGGCAGGAACGGCATCACCAGCGTGAAGCCCATGAAGCCGATGAAGCTGGCGGCCGTAACGGCGAACAGATTACGGCCCTGCGAAGACACGCGCTACACGCTATCGCAGGACGCCGATCGGCGCGAGGCAAGGCAGCGAACGAGCACTGTGATTGGGGAGTCCGAGGGGCAGAGGAGCTCCGATGACATCAGAATCGAATGCGCGCCGTCCGATTCCGATCCACGTGAATCGTGTCGATGAAGCGGATGCGGGCGGGATCGCTCTGCATGACGATCGAGCTGGTGCGGGTGCCGTCGCCGAAGAAGCGGACGCCGCGCATCAGGGTCCCGTCGGTCACGCCGGTCGCGGCGAAGATGATCCCCTCGCCCGAGGCCAGCTCCTTCGACGTGTAGATTCGGCCGGGCTCGGCGCCCATCGCGCGGCAGCGCTGCTCGTCCTCGGCGGTGCGCACCACGAGTCGCCCGAAAATCTCGCCGTTGAGGCAGCGCATCGCCGCCGCCGTCAGCACGCCTTCCGGCGCCCCCCCGGTGCCCATGACGGCATGCACGCCGGTGCCGACGACCGCGGCAGCGATGCCGGCCGACAGATCGCCGTCCCCGATCAAGCGAATCCGGGCGCCGGTCGCGCGGATCTCCTCGATCAGCTTCTGGTGCCGAGGCCGGTCGAGCACGACGACGACCAGATCCTCGACATCGCGATCGAGGCAACCGGCGATCGCCTTCAGGTTCTCGTCGACCGGAGCGTCGAGGCTGACCGCCTGCTGCGCGGTCG
Encoded here:
- a CDS encoding gluconate 2-dehydrogenase subunit 3 family protein: MRRRDALRTLTASAVALASSRLWIHLLAEQDWAPAILTAAQNDQVVALTEAIIPATGTPGAKGALVNRFIDHALADAGEAQRRAFLDGLAWLTDHSRAEFGTDFATSAAAQQAALLTRIDDDGPVADADRPGADFFHALKGMTISGYYSTEIGLRQELGDDGRMVLAEFEGCTHPEHQG
- a CDS encoding CDP-alcohol phosphatidyltransferase family protein, which produces MSVGPIFTAANLLTGLRVLLIPFFAILVIYGYRGWGLVVFLAAGLTDLFDGFIARATGEKTTLGAWLDPMADKLLLLTMFVILTVPGLGDPNRLPLWFTVLVITRDVAIVATVAVVNLAIGPRTFRPSIYGKIATALYLITGVAALYFNYLGRASGLVDALIYAAIVITFISAGHYAYRVARMSN
- a CDS encoding tetratricopeptide repeat protein, which codes for MRRRDAAIARGFRPSLWLVAFAMAIVGSACGGKPTVAPAATVGAVRFPDFIFPAAPASAGSEDLATRQASAWQILQSGDARAADREFAAVLKAAPAFYPAAAGQGYAALARKDNAAALAHFDKALAANTTYAPALAGKGDALAASGRTDAAVAAYEAALAADTSLTPLRARVDALKFRNAQEIVTNARKAADAGRVDEARSLYANAIAASPESAFLHRELADVERRAGNADAAVAQAQQAARLDPADTRALMLIAEIQEAGQQWAKAADAYAAVNALEPSEAVAAKTDQMRQNAALEAMPEEYRGIHASPTVTRAQLAALLGVHLESLLRGARASNAVVTTDTRTNWAAPWIMAVTRAGVMDAFPNHTFQPGATLRRSDLASAASRVLTLIARDNPKLAAQWRDPRPRFSDLSPGNLSYPAAARSVSAGVMASLDGETFQLARPVTGVEALDVVTKLEALARR
- the hflX gene encoding GTPase HflX: MTSLRERAALVGLFTESPRQFDPDHALDELAGLAAAAGAEVVLRVQQERARPDSATFLGSGKVQTLARACEETRVDVVIFDNELSPAQLRNLEKALDRAVVDRTQLILDIFASRARTREGKLQVELAQLKYAMPRLVGSAAALSRLGGGIGTRGPGETKLETDRRRIRHRISVLGKDIDAVRRRRSQLRERRHKSAVPTVALVGYTNAGKTTLFNALTGDTAVASNALFVTLDPLVRRVKLPDRRELLVSDTVGFIDRLPHSLVAAFRATLEEVAAADLLLHVIDGSAPDRDRHIAAVHAVLSEVGADRVPSIEVFNKSDRLDAAERARLAAIHPHGLCVSALTGEGRDDVIGAMETKLGLDTATITFEFNPHDAADRAQIAELYRLGQVRRHVATDDSVTIEAVLPRRLADRFHNNGAAAHA
- a CDS encoding L-threonylcarbamoyladenylate synthase, yielding MITIVQVRPDSPDALAIAAAGELIRRGQVVAYPTDTLYGLAVDPRNPEAVRRLYALKGRAESSALSMIAADVAQVREAAEMSADAVRLALRWWPGPLTIVLHAKGNLAPNALAGGTTVGVRVPSHPVATALARAVGFAITATSANRSGEPAAVSADEVARALPELDAIVDAGAVRGGAPSTLVDASRAPVRLLRDGAIAWSKVLESLQ
- a CDS encoding MFS transporter, encoding MSSQGRNLFAVTAASFIGFMGFTLVMPFLPLYFSELGVSDVGRLAMWSGLSLGVTPALTAMLSPAWGRLADRFGRKIMVERSLGSFVVVMSAMAFVTRPWHVFALRAFQGLFAGYGALTLTMAADSAPEGRMAQAIGTVQTAQRLGPALGPVFGGTIAALVGLRRAFFVTAAFYLIAFILVLVMYDERGVRTHGDERKDSDPPVTFRNVLAFENFLLMAVVIFGFQFVDRSFGPVLPLFVAELGTPETQVAFVSGLLFSIAAGAGALGHHWCARLLQRRRAGEIVAAASAAAGLGAAFYAAARGTGWLFLATPFFGLAIGIGTTASYTAAAAVIPANVRGTGFGLLTTASLIGLAVSPVVCGLLAASSRRAVFGLDVVCLAVLAIVVHRFGGESERSAATPTDEPVSENL
- the glpX gene encoding class II fructose-bisphosphatase; the encoded protein is MNSDLSLDFLRVVEQAALACAHTMGQGDNHKSDQAAVAAMREALDTVPIDGTIVIGEGERDRAPMLYIGERVGMGAKGKFPWGMLPTVDIAVDPLEGTNLCATGAPNAIAVLAASSKGGLLHAPDLYMEKLVVGATAQQAVSLDAPVDENLKAIAGCLDRDVEDLVVVVLDRPRHQKLIEEIRATGARIRLIGDGDLSAGIAAAVVGTGVHAVMGTGGAPEGVLTAAAMRCLNGEIFGRLVVRTAEDEQRCRAMGAEPGRIYTSKELASGEGIIFAATGVTDGTLMRGVRFFGDGTRTSSIVMQSDPARIRFIDTIHVDRNRTARIRF